One stretch of Arachis duranensis cultivar V14167 chromosome 1, aradu.V14167.gnm2.J7QH, whole genome shotgun sequence DNA includes these proteins:
- the LOC107474309 gene encoding RNA-directed DNA methylation 4 encodes MAESSSVAPPLKPVVVRVKRKPSQSPVDAFWLEINERPLKRPLLDFGNLSISDSAQKVEFRNKKVFMQHVETICSSEVAFDVVQSFMDPGSRGASESKSKIEERKKNFKMDNKQEQLLQKAKQEKESSAKDARFEQIWKSRKGGKTAEQEKSLQEICQFYDIVRVDSEENSKEVQQEELSLEDQRLLSSYLPLLREFIPNAAEEIEADMVAQSKQEAYVYDFYTVKDETDVNNVDDSSSYSYPLVQVNDDEEYYDGPDYSDYETDDSNAEDNPLNDYPEEISEEEDEEVKGSEHESEECEHEKDSDEDEDLEHEGLSKNDDADPLFDEEFDDYDGDNTSDAEDVDNEDWKWSHR; translated from the coding sequence ATGGCTGAGAGCTCTTCGGTTGCACCGCCACTGAAGCCCGTCGTCGTTAGGGTCAAACGGAAACCCTCTCAATCCCCAGTTGATGCTTTCTGGCTGGAAATCAATGAGAGGCCATTGAAGCGCCCTCTTTTGGATTTTGGCAATTTGTCAATCTCTGATTCTGCCCAAAAAGTAGAATTTCGTAACAAGAAGGTTTTCATGCAACATGTGGAAACAATATGCAGCTCTGAAGTAGCCTTTGATGTCGTGCAATCTTTCATGGATCCTGGTTCGAGGGGTGCATCTGAATCTAAATCGAAAATtgaggagaggaagaagaacttCAAAATGGATAATAAGCAAGAGCAGTTGTTGCAAAAAgctaaacaagaaaaagagtCTTCAGCAAAAGATGCTCGCTTTGAACAAATATGGAAGAGCAGGAAGGGTGGCAAAACGGCAGAGCAAGAAAAATCACTACAAGAAATATGCCAGTTCTATGACATTGTTCGTGTTGATAGTGAAGAAAACTCTAAAGAGGTGCAACAGGAAGAGTTGTCGTTGGAGGATCAGAGACTCTTGTCTAGCTACCTCCCTTTACTGAGAGAGTTTATTCCTAATGCTGCTGAAGAGATTGAAGCTGACATGGTTGCTCAATCCAAACAAGAGGCTTATGTCTATGACTTCTATACTGTGAAGGATGAGACAGATGTAAATAATGTTGATGATTCTTCTTCATATTCCTATCCACTAGTCCAAGTCAATGATGATGAGGAATATTATGATGGGCCAGATTATTCGGATTACGAGACTGATGATTCAAATGCTGAAGACAATCCGCTGAATGATTATCCAGAAGAGATTTCTGAAGAGGAGGATGAAGAGGTTAAAGGCTCTGAGCACGAATCAGAAGAATGCGAGCATGAGAAGGATAGTGATGAAGATGAGGATCTAGAGCACGAGGGCCTTTCCAAaaatgatgatgctgatcctctGTTTGATGAGGAATTTGATGATTATGATGGTGATAACACTTCTGATGCAGAAGATGTGGATAATGAAGATTGGAAATGGTCTCACCGATGA
- the LOC107474299 gene encoding F-box/kelch-repeat protein At3g06240-like: MLPFELIIEILTRLPLTTLLRFRSVCKSWNSLITDPSFALNHLHATSTRRLIFTRPADPYFTDYSLSSAFASTSAAATRLFPSAVPGSHFHHSIVGSCNGLLCLFTVSRNLLLWNPSTGKFRNLPSLEDQRFSVVTSGFGYDHVTHSYKVVVVLYIKNHEFDSRVHTLGSDSWRRIQHFPLSSTACCPGRFVSGMLNWLDKNRFIVSLDLALESYRRISLPDFGGNNTDEFELTLEVFKNSLCVLSCCSHFTDVWIMKDYGIAESWTKLLCVPDLIYYPEFLGFDFNVPRATRAICISDEDDEILLELWLDMEQKFVVYNFSDDSFRPAGIEKFGGRVASEVCENY, from the exons ATGCTTCCATTCGAGCTCATCATCGAAATCCTCACTCGTCTCCCACTCACCACCCTCCTCCGATTCCGTTCCGTATGCAAGTCATGGAATTCCCTCATTACCGATCCCTCTTTCGCCCTCAACCATCTCCATGCAACCTCCACCCGCCGCCTCATCTTCACGCGCCCCGCTGATCCTTATTTCACCGATTACTCTCTCTCCTCCGCCTTCGCCTCCACCTCCGCCGCCGCAACTCGCCTCTTCCCTTCCGCTGTCCCCGGCTCCCACTTCCACCACTCCATAGTCGGATCCTGTAACGGCCTCCTCTGTCTCTTCACCGTTTCCAGAAATCTCCTTCTCTGGAATCCGTCCACCGGAAAGTTCAGAAACTTGCCGTCGTTGGAAGATCAACGCTTCTCCGTCGTTACCTCGGGATTCGGCTACGATCACGTGACTCACAGTTACAAGGTGGTGGTTGTTCTTTACATTAAGAATCATGAATTCGACTCTAGGGTTCATACTTTGGGATCTGATTCGTGGAGAAGGATTCAGCACTTTCCTCTCAGCAGCACTGCGTGTTGTCCTGGAAGATTCGTGAGCGGCATGCTTAATTGGTTGGATAAGAATCGGTTCATTGTTTCTCTCGATTTGGCATTGGAGTCGTATCGACGAATTTCGCTTCCTGATTTCGGAGGTAACAATACTGATGAGTTTGAATTGACATTAGAGGTCTTCAAGAACAGTTTATGTGTTCTCTCATGCTGTAGCCATTTCACTGATGTTTGGATCATGAAGGATTATGGAATTGCAGAGTCTTGGACTAAGCTGTTGTGTGTGCCTGATTTGATATATTATCCTGAATTCCTTGGATTCGATTTCAATGTTCCGCGCGCCACGAGGGCGATTTGTATTTCCGACGAAGATGATGAGATACTATTGGAGCTGTGGTTGGACATGGAGCAGAAGTTTGTTGTCTACAATTTCAGTGATGACAGTTTTAGGCCTGCTGGCATCGAGAAATTCGGCGGCCGCGTGGCCTCGGAG GTTTGTGAGAATTACTGA